Within the Hippoglossus stenolepis isolate QCI-W04-F060 chromosome 2, HSTE1.2, whole genome shotgun sequence genome, the region gttagcaCGTCTGACAGTCCGCgaatgcacctcgtaggaagatatcgGAGAACtttacctaaaatgacagaaaccatctttgaaaaacattaatataacgtctactttgatgttttagtttggtccatgtcccatctgctaacatgcaGGAAGCAGGGTTATGCTctacactgcagccaaccaccagggggcgatccagatgatttggcttcactttagaggagccgtcatgtcgtccatctttatttacagtgtgtgctCCTGACCAGTGTATTAAGTCTTTAACAGACGTCACATGTTTGATCCCTCACCTAACCCTTCAGCCCTTGGTGGACGTGAGCTGTGGTCATGAGTTAATCAACGTTATTTGCTTCATATcattgaacaaacacaaacgtgtGATATAAAACATGTGATATaacagaaagaataaaacattttgaataatagTTTCAGTTTGGACCCACCTGAAGTTCACTGGTTAATCCTCTGCTTCCATCTCTAGATGCACGTGAACCCGTGCTTCATTCAGTCGTCCCTCACTGACGACCCTCGACCTCTGAGAAGAGGTTCCTGGTTCCCTCTTCAGGACGGAGACTTGTTGTCTCTGCTGCCGGGGCAGTTCATCTACAAGGTGCTGGCTGTGGGCGCAGGAGAGCACACTCCCAGGTATTCACATGTCAGGAGAGATGTGAGAGGAGTCTCCTGCTCTGCACCGTGGGATCTCATATCTGTGTGCTCCGTGCTGACTCGTGTTTTATCTCTGAGTTCCTGGAACctgtgattgattgatgtcAAATTcatactgagcagcagcagagttttcaaactgtcctttttaatttgtcacttcctgtagaaACAGTCAGAcgtttgaagaagaaaaaaaagaagaggaggaacgtCCCACTTCTCCTGAGCCAGATGTGGAGCCGCCTCGTCCAATCAGACTCGGCCGTGGACAGACTCCGCCTCACGAGGAGCCAACGTCGGCAGCTCTGTccaatgaggaggaggaggaggaggaggagggtcccAGACGTTTACATCAGGTTCAATGACTCAAAACTAAATCACCAGAGAAGCAGGAAACTAgatcatgaatatttaatcgTTTAGATGATTTAAAATTCAGCAGCGACTCGACTCCCGTTTCAAAAGCTCCTTCAAATGTGACCTTCTATCTAACGAAGGCTCCAACAGGCCGACGCCTCTCAGGCCAACATATGTATTATACATACATCGTTTACACGTTCAAACATCAGGCTTCTAATGGAACGGTTCACATGTTAAAAACCAAGAACCAATAAAACGTTCTCCTTGTGTCTAACtacagctctgttgctaggcgacaagCTGCTGATGCAAATCACGTTAACCCTCTGAAGATCAGAcgtctcatttcagttcagAGCTGCTTCGatctttaaagcaacactgtaaCAGTTACTGaacaacagcgccccctgcagccacatgtggtgattgATTCCGTTGGTCTCTTAGTGAAGAAGTGGTTTCATgtgtagaaaaaacaaagataatcaGTTGACTGTGTCGTCCCTCTGggtattacccatgatcctctgcttcctgaagctgaagagctgcagctgtaacaaatccaccaaactctgttcagaattcttcatgtttcacagtttcctgctgaatattggagataaactctggtttttaataacttcagagtgttttgaactgatctcagttcagcttcactcttcagctggagctggttgtgacagttgaagctgactctcagtcagttcttctcacaggagatggaacccactcagcagagtcacagagaacagacgctcagggagagaaggaggaaactttctcatgttcacactaaaCATCAGACTGAtgatttaatgttaaaaactgGACAGACAGGATCAGCACATTGTCCTGAGAAGCAAAACGAGCTCATGTCCTCTGACTTGTGATGTCATTTTCAGTCAACACATCGATTCTGACCTTTTTATCTCTTCGTCTTTTCTCATTCAACTGGATATTTTTCATCATGAATTCAATCCTCCGCTCACCACTCGTCGAGGGCTGATTCATATCACGAGTCTCTAAATGACATCTTTAAAGTCTCCAGTTACATAAATTCTAGGCTTTAAGTTTAAACAGTATTGATTCATTTTTGGATTATTTATTGGATTCATggtttattgtgtaaaatgtctgaAGGTTTCCCAGAGACTTAGATTTCAAAACTCAAATATATTAATGAATATAAACGATAATCAGTCAGTGGATGTGTCTGAACTGGAATCAGTGTACTCCAACCAATCACAGGCTGGAGCAAACCTGCAggcggccaatcagagagctgtgttttctcttgtttcacACAGGAAGACTTCACGCTTccaaaggaagaggaggatgatcgCTGTGCTGTGCCTGTGATGAAGAAGAGAGTTTTACCTGCGTGGATGACGGCAGCTGTCGCTCCCATTTCGTCCTCCAGTCCCAAAGGTACCACCCCCGTGTCTGTCACATGACTGCAAAGAATCACAATcatctgtggttgtttgtctccaccaatcagagcagcttCAGTCTACCTaaaaggtcacatgacctttGCCTAATCAattagttcatctttgagtccaagtgaacatttgaacCGAATtgaaagaaattccctcgagaCGTTCGTCAGATAATGTGTTTACAAGACAGATGGAAGATTAGAAAATGAATGCCTCcagccactagatgtcactggTGCGGAAAAATCTTAAGTTCATCGATCAagctccttttctttctgagcagttttattttcacatgtaaAAATCGATGGAGCAGCAACAACCACCAGAAAACAACTGTGCCTCTGCACcagcgacacctagtggccggaGGCGTTATGTTCTCAGGTTGTTGTGAACACGGTGTCTCAAGAataccttgagggaatttcttcaaattagtTACGGTTAAAATCtttttgtttatataaaaacattgatgtTAAATTTCTCTTCCGTCTCTTTTAGTTCAGTCGTCCGTTAAGAGAAGTAAAGCACCCAAATTGACCACGCCCACTGTAGCCCACTCAccggaggaggcggggcttagtgaggagggggaggagcatcctaggaagaggaggaggaaggtgagtgATGAAGATTGAGTTCAAATGAATTCAGCTCGACTGCTCTACATTTTCATGTCCTGAATAAACGTCTCACGGTTGTTAGCCGTTAGCTTAGCATTTAGAAATAAACGTACAGACTTTACTCATTGATGTGGAAACTTTTAATGAATATTTGGAAAGTTAATGAATAATTTTACTAAAGTAAAATAAGAACCATTTTCCAGTTGCAGCTTCTCAGATGTAAAGATTTGCTGATTTTTATCATAAATGAATCTCTGTGATCTAAGTTTTTACTTCTCTGAAACAGCCTTATGTTTTCAGGTAGTTCCTCTGTCTcggtcacttggactcaaaaagGAACTGGTCAAAAGTCCACGTGACCTCACTTAACCTCTTCAACGTGATGTCTCGGGCCTTTGAGAATTTCCTCCgattttgaccagttgttaCTTGGACTCTAAGATGAATTAATTAGATTCCATTGTAATgaatactgtaaatatttagGTCTTCAGACCCGTGTGTTGATTTTTGTCGACTTTCAGGATGTTGCCACAGTCCGTCATCAGCGTGGCTCCAGCAGCACTGAGACCAGCGGCGAGTCTGACAGCGTCGCCAtggaggtgggagaggagggaaaaggaggagagacatCCACGGCGGTCACCACCGCCACGACACAGGCACCTGACGTCACTGAATCcaaggaggaggacaggaagtcGAAAGAAGAACAGGGGACTAAACGATCCTCGTCTGTCTCTGCTCGGCTCAGAACGCCGTGTCCATTCGGGAAGGACTGCTACAGGTGagttcacctccacctcctcctcctcctcctcctcctcctcctcctcctccgcagcagcagcagcagcagcagcagcagccgaacTTAAAAAGAGGAAGTTAAAGGATGACAACAAGCTTCATATATTATGTAAATGTGAGTCCCTACGTCTAGTGACTCGTCTACACAGCTGTTCCTGGTTGTTTCTCGCCAGCTTCTTTCGCGTCGCTTCTGGAGTTTCAGTCCGTTTCTCTCACAGAAGCTTCCACGCTTTTGAAAATCGAAGGTTTTCAGAGTAGCTAGAGACGATGGAGACGAGGCCTCCTGGAACGAGCTCCTAATTTCTTTgagataaatgtttttcacttaTTCTTTGTTGTATTTCATCATGTGACTGCAGACTTCATGTCCCACATTCAGGGACATTTTCAGATGACCTGCTGCTggaatctgtgtttttagtttcaggatcaactgttTGTCTTTAAGACGACGCAGCTTGTGTGAGAGACTGAAAACCTCTTATCCACACGTTTGTTTCTCCAGGAAGAACCCCGTTCATTTCCAGGAGTGCAGTCACCCCGGTGACAGTGACttcgaggaggaggaggaggagaacgaggaggaggtggaccgACCCGAGTGCCCCTACGGCACAGACTGCTACAGGTCAGACATCGCAGCGCTGTTGTTGTACCTGCCAGATGACAGGCATTGGTTGAAAGGCATGATGGGAAACCTGATGACCGGCCCACAGGGACCCACGCTGTTGCAGGCGGAGGTGCAGGCTGTCATCATGACTTTCCATGTTGACCACAGGGGGGCGTGACGCACATTCAGAGCATTTGGCTACTGTAAACGACCAATCAAAATCCACGACAGTTGATGTGACGTGACATTTTTACCAGACACTCGTGAACACGAGGAATCAAACTTGTGACGTCTGTTTCACTGCAGATTTGACGAGATGTAACAAGTTAATTCATGATCTTTAGCTGCTGGTTGGTGGATTTTGTTTGGACAGAGCTAGGCTAGCTGTTTCCACCTGTCTCCAGTctttaagctaagctaactgtacGTGGTTTGGACTGACGCTGTCGCACCGTGGTGCCGCCAGCGCACGTCCTCACCATCTGTCAGCGTTTTCACAGAGCTACATAATtactaataattattataattgtgtcaaacagcagctgtggagtAATTCAGGtcatgttctgtctctgtgtcacacacagacacacacagacacacacagacacacacagacacacacagacacacacagacacacacagacagacacacacagacaggatgtGACCACATACAGAAAGTTCCATTACACTGTCTATGTGAGTCTGATCATAATCTGTGGATAATCTCACTGTGTTTCTCTCACAGGAAAAATCCTCTTCACAGGaaagaatacaaacacacaaagagagcaGGTGAGCTGCTTTTACACGTCACATGTCACACGTCACACGTCACTACACATGTCACATCACACGTCACATCACACGTCACTACACATGTCACGTCACACGTCACACGTCACATGTCACACGTCACACGTCACATCACACGTCACTACACGCCACGCCACCACACGCCACTACACATGTCACGCCACACGCCACACGCCACCACACGCTACTACATGTCACGCCACACGCCACACGCCACATCACACGCCACTACACATGTCACGCCACACGCCACACGCCACCTCACGCCACTACACATGTCACGCCACACGCCACCACGCCACATGTCACGCCACCTCACACGCCACACGCCACGCCACCACACGCCACTACACATGTCACGCCACACGCCACACGCCACCACACGCCACTACACATGTCACGCTCACACGCCACACGCCACCACACGCCACTACACATGTCACGCCACACGTCACACGCCACACGCCACTACACACGCCACATCACACGCCACACGCCACTACACATGTCACGCCACACGCCACACGCCACCACACGCTACTACACATGTCACGCCACACGCCACACGCCACCACACGCCACTACACATGTCACGCCACACGCCACACGCCACACGCCACTACACACGCCACATCACACGCCACACGCCACTACACATGTCACGCCACACGTACACCACACGCCACTACACATGTCACGCCACACGCCACACGCCACTACACATGTCACGCCACCGCCACACGCCACCTCACACGTCACTACACATGTCACGTCACACGTCACACGTCACCTCACACGTCACTACACATGTCACGTCACACGTCACACGTCACACGTCACTACACGCCACATCACACGCCACACGCCACTACACATGTCACGCCACACGTCACACCACACGTCACTACACATGTCACGCCACACGCCACACGCCACTACACATGTCACGCCACACGCCACATCACCGCCACTACACATGTCACGTCACCGCACACGCCACCACACGCCACTACACATGTCACGTCACACGCCACACGTCACTACACACGTCACATCACACGTCACACGTCACGTCACAacatgtgtgtctctgcagctttcagcACATGATAAAAGTATGTGGACGCCTGAACACGGCTCAGTTGCTGATGAGTGAACCAGCTCATCAAAGATCGTAGAAATATTTTAGAACCTTACAGAATGTTCTGGTCACAGTTTCCTCACATAATGTCAACACGTCTCTGCAGCTCGATCACAAACTGTCCCCATGAAGAGCCCAGTCGATGACGAAGATGAAGACGAGTACGACGACAGCTTCATCGACGACGACAGCGAAGACGTGGGCCAAGACTCAGACTACATCCCTCCGGACTCGGAtgacagcagcaaagaggacgTCAGACTGCAGAAAGAAGCTCAGGTGTttctgaagaggaggaagtagAACCCAACTTCCtccagtttttttctttgtgtcatttTTCAGCCGTCAGACTATTAATGTGACGTCACGATGTAACAACACGAGgaggaactgttactgacaggaagtgttagcgacgctttgtgttcaccgctggtcgtcgagtcatgtgactgatgaggaccaatcaggaagagaacgtgtcatcgtttactaaagtctcagtttctgttcagactcaaacacaaacccaagagtaaaataaaacaagattagTTTAcagtctctgattcagaggctggaaaactccaccaggcgtaaccatagcaacagtgacgAGTTTTAACACTTACAAGTATCAGTGTGGACGGAGCCTGAGATGATCGTAacatcaaaaaataaataaatcaactcTGAAACTGAAAAGATGTTTCACAAAAAGTTTTTATAGTGTGATAGAGAACAGAAGAGACAACTACACGTCTTAAAGTCCAATCGTCTTCAAAGACTGGGCTCGTGGAGCTGCTGAGAGAAAAGGTCTCTGATCGATCGTCCTCCTGGTTTAATAAACGCTCGTCAGGAACATGAGGCCGTCGGCACCTCGGTGTCGACTCCGCTGCCGCCTCTCGTCTGTTTGCTCACATCGTCCCACAACATTTCTGACTTCTTTCTTTCAAGTCGCGTCCTGTTGTCAACGTTTAAAACGAGCTGTACGCCGTGTCGTCATGGCAACCGAAAGCAAAACAACTGGTTGTAATGATTCCggttgaaagagagaaaacacactcacacacaggtcATGTGGAAGGAACCatttgaaatgggacagtccAGTTACGCTGCTGTGATGAACTGAAACACCCGAGGGAGAAGGTAATCGATTCCTCAGTGCAATGAGTTCCGCTCTAGAGCACTAACAGAGTCCACACACTTCTGGCCACGTGTTGTATGCAGGAGTCATCCTGACTTTAGCAACCTGAGGTTCACCTACAGAGTTGACGTCAGGTTTCATCATGCAGCTCTGCTCTCACTGAAGACGAGTATCAGTCCTTCAACTCTTTGATTCTTATTATCAGCTGCTAAAGAAAGTTCAGGTgactcgaccaatcacgagttaGTCTCAGCTCTCAATCATAACGTATCAGTGATATCTCTCAATATGTTATTATCATTTGTTCATTTCGGCTCCAGGGAACAGTTAACGTCATCAgtttatacataaatacacatcagGTGTTTCGATCGTGAACAAAATCGTTTTCTGTTGCTGGACAGAAAAAATGGAGGCAATTCATTTAGTCTCCACGGTGGTTTAATATCAAGAcacgtttttatatcatcaaataactgattcaaaccaaactgatcagaaacacttgaacaaacatctgtgggataagaacgacctgaaatgcAACGTCTAGTTAGATcgttttgtttggtccatgtcccatctgctaacatggaggagtttatGATCGAAGATGAGTCTGAACTATGGCGTCCAGAACTGATCCTCAGAGCAATGCACTCTGGGAGGTCTTTATCTTGTACTtgaacttttttaaataaagcagtttttttcacatcagtgtCTCGTTTGTGCTGAAGAAGATTTTTACATCCAAACAAATAATGAACGGTCTCAGTGTTCGACCAATCAGCTTCGACATGCGGCCCTGACACATCTGGAACTGTTTTAATTCATGAAACTGTCCCACAGGAAGTTCATTCTACGAAATGAACTTTCTGTGTGACAGGTTTAGGTTCAGTCCCTGATTTTCTCCAAAGGTTCTTGTAGTTTCTGGTTCCTGTGGTGTGTCTCATTCCACAAGTTGTAGAGCTGCAGCTGATCCGTCGGATGTTTGAGCTCTACCTCAGCCGAGCC harbors:
- the aplf gene encoding aprataxin and PNK-like factor isoform X3; protein product: MRCCVPEVLVPPEECWIASSDPVTRAEADHMSGFDLVPVDGGAPVHLPPGETVLGRGPLLGSQVSDQRVSRRHGLLQNLSGQLQIKPMHVNPCFIQSSLTDDPRPLRRGSWFPLQDGDLLSLLPGQFIYKVLAVGAGEHTPRNSQTFEEEKKEEEERPTSPEPDVEPPRPIRLGRGQTPPHEEPTSAALSNEEEEEEEEGPRRLHQEDFTLPKEEEDDRCAVPVMKKRVLPAWMTAAVAPISSSSPKVQSSVKRSKAPKLTTPTVAHSPEEAGLSEEGEEHPRKRRRKDVATVRHQRGSSSTETSGESDSVAMEVGEEGKGGETSTAVTTATTQAPDVTESKEEDRKSKEEQGTKRSSSVSARLRTPCPFGKDCYRTPFISRSAVTPVTVTSRRRRRRTRRRWTDPSAPTAQTATGKILFTGKNTNTQREQLDHKLSP
- the aplf gene encoding aprataxin and PNK-like factor isoform X2, whose product is MRCCVPEVLVPPEECWIASSDPVTRAEADHMSGFDLVPVDGGAPVHLPPGETVLGRGPLLGVSDQRVSRRHGLLQNLSGQLQIKPMHVNPCFIQSSLTDDPRPLRRGSWFPLQDGDLLSLLPGQFIYKVLAVGAGEHTPRNSQTFEEEKKEEEERPTSPEPDVEPPRPIRLGRGQTPPHEEPTSAALSNEEEEEEEEGPRRLHQEDFTLPKEEEDDRCAVPVMKKRVLPAWMTAAVAPISSSSPKVQSSVKRSKAPKLTTPTVAHSPEEAGLSEEGEEHPRKRRRKDVATVRHQRGSSSTETSGESDSVAMEVGEEGKGGETSTAVTTATTQAPDVTESKEEDRKSKEEQGTKRSSSVSARLRTPCPFGKDCYRKNPVHFQECSHPGDSDFEEEEEENEEEVDRPECPYGTDCYRKNPLHRKEYKHTKRAARSQTVPMKSPVDDEDEDEYDDSFIDDDSEDVGQDSDYIPPDSDDSSKEDVRLQKEAQVFLKRRK
- the aplf gene encoding aprataxin and PNK-like factor isoform X1 — protein: MRCCVPEVLVPPEECWIASSDPVTRAEADHMSGFDLVPVDGGAPVHLPPGETVLGRGPLLGSQVSDQRVSRRHGLLQNLSGQLQIKPMHVNPCFIQSSLTDDPRPLRRGSWFPLQDGDLLSLLPGQFIYKVLAVGAGEHTPRNSQTFEEEKKEEEERPTSPEPDVEPPRPIRLGRGQTPPHEEPTSAALSNEEEEEEEEGPRRLHQEDFTLPKEEEDDRCAVPVMKKRVLPAWMTAAVAPISSSSPKVQSSVKRSKAPKLTTPTVAHSPEEAGLSEEGEEHPRKRRRKDVATVRHQRGSSSTETSGESDSVAMEVGEEGKGGETSTAVTTATTQAPDVTESKEEDRKSKEEQGTKRSSSVSARLRTPCPFGKDCYRKNPVHFQECSHPGDSDFEEEEEENEEEVDRPECPYGTDCYRKNPLHRKEYKHTKRAARSQTVPMKSPVDDEDEDEYDDSFIDDDSEDVGQDSDYIPPDSDDSSKEDVRLQKEAQVFLKRRK